One window of Anaerolineae bacterium genomic DNA carries:
- a CDS encoding Tryptophan synthase beta chain like — protein sequence MSETTRFLLSESDLPKYWYNINADMPVAPAPVLHPQTLEPVTPDFLSVLFPMELILQEVSTERYIEIPEEVREIYKLYRPTPLIRARRLEKALQTPAHIYYKYEGASPAGSHKPNTAIAQAFYNKIAGTHALTTETGAGQWGSALALACNFFDLDLEVYMVKVSYHQKPYRRIMMESYGAKVYASPTNLTQFGRSVLEKDPNSNGSLGIAISEAVEVAATSGGKKKYSLGSVLNHVLLHQTVIGEEALKQMDMAGEYPDVVIGCVGGGSNFAGIAFPFLRLNLLEGKKTRIVAVEPAATPSLTKGVYTFDYGDTARMAPIVKMHTLGHTFMPAPIHAGGLRYHGMAPTVSALYDAGYIEAVAVKQLATFEAALQFARAEGIIPAPESAHAIRAAIDEALDAKKKGEERIILFNLSGHGNFDMSAYQAYLDGKLEDYSYPEEEVKKAMEYLPKVQLAA from the coding sequence ATGTCTGAGACAACCCGTTTTTTACTTAGTGAGAGCGATTTACCGAAGTATTGGTATAACATCAATGCCGATATGCCGGTCGCTCCTGCACCAGTTTTGCACCCGCAAACCTTAGAACCAGTTACTCCGGATTTTTTGTCTGTGCTTTTCCCGATGGAGTTAATTCTTCAAGAAGTCAGCACAGAACGTTACATAGAAATTCCGGAAGAGGTGCGCGAGATCTATAAGCTTTATCGTCCAACTCCTCTGATCCGCGCTCGGCGCCTGGAAAAAGCCCTTCAAACTCCTGCCCATATTTACTATAAATATGAAGGAGCTTCTCCGGCTGGCAGCCATAAACCGAATACGGCAATTGCACAGGCTTTCTATAATAAAATTGCTGGAACCCATGCCCTGACAACTGAAACCGGTGCTGGACAATGGGGGTCTGCGTTAGCCCTGGCTTGTAACTTTTTTGATCTAGACCTGGAAGTTTATATGGTTAAAGTCTCGTACCACCAAAAGCCCTATCGGCGGATTATGATGGAGAGTTATGGGGCAAAGGTTTACGCCTCTCCGACCAATCTCACCCAGTTTGGTCGCTCGGTTTTAGAAAAAGACCCCAACTCGAACGGCTCACTTGGTATCGCAATCTCAGAAGCCGTGGAAGTGGCTGCGACTTCGGGGGGTAAAAAGAAATACAGTTTGGGTAGTGTTCTAAACCATGTCTTACTCCATCAAACGGTGATAGGCGAAGAGGCTCTAAAACAAATGGACATGGCGGGGGAATACCCAGATGTCGTGATTGGTTGTGTTGGTGGCGGTTCAAATTTTGCCGGGATTGCCTTTCCATTTCTGCGTTTGAATTTATTGGAAGGAAAGAAAACCCGCATTGTGGCTGTTGAACCAGCAGCAACGCCTTCTCTAACAAAAGGTGTTTATACCTTTGATTATGGAGATACTGCCAGAATGGCACCGATTGTTAAGATGCATACGCTGGGACATACATTTATGCCTGCCCCGATTCACGCCGGCGGCTTAAGGTATCACGGTATGGCGCCAACGGTGAGTGCCCTTTATGATGCCGGATATATTGAGGCTGTAGCGGTTAAACAATTGGCAACCTTCGAAGCAGCGTTACAATTTGCGAGAGCAGAAGGAATCATTCCAGCTCCGGAAAGCGCCCACGCGATTCGCGCGGCGATTGATGAGGCTCTCGATGCAAAGAAGAAAGGAGAAGAACGCATCATCTTGTTCAACCTTTCCGGGCATGGCAATTTTGATATGTCTGCTTACCAGGCTTATCTGGATGGCAAGCTCGAAGATTATTCCTATCCAGAGGAAGAAGTGAAGAAGGCGATGGAGTACTTACCAAAAGTTCAGCTTGCCGCTTAG
- a CDS encoding Dihydrofolate reductase: protein MKLSIIVAMDERGGIGWRNRLPWHLPDDLKRFKQLTMGHYLIVGRKTYESIGQPLRGRKMIVLSRSKREYSQPDVLMAKNLESALDICRQAKENEVFIAGGAEVFKTALPVADKMYLTKVLTIVEADTFFPPWDESEWEIVYRFDHPVDERHAFAFQFIDYVRRKPPILS from the coding sequence TTGAAACTCTCGATCATTGTCGCTATGGATGAGCGAGGGGGAATTGGATGGAGAAACCGTTTACCATGGCATTTACCGGATGATCTAAAACGATTCAAGCAATTGACCATGGGGCACTACTTGATCGTTGGTCGAAAGACCTATGAGTCAATTGGGCAACCTCTGAGAGGACGCAAAATGATTGTTCTTTCTAGAAGCAAACGAGAATATTCCCAACCAGATGTGTTGATGGCCAAAAATTTAGAATCTGCGCTAGATATCTGCCGCCAGGCTAAGGAGAATGAGGTTTTCATTGCTGGAGGAGCAGAGGTATTCAAGACGGCCTTGCCTGTTGCCGACAAGATGTATTTGACCAAGGTCTTGACAATCGTAGAAGCAGATACATTTTTTCCGCCCTGGGATGAGAGTGAATGGGAGATTGTTTACCGATTCGACCATCCGGTCGATGAGAGACATGCTTTTGCATTTCAATTTATAGATTATGTCAGGCGGAAACCTCCCATCTTGTCGTAA
- a CDS encoding malate dehydrogenase codes for MRSKVSIIGAGMTGATTAHWLAELEIADIVLIDVVEGLAQGKALDLQQAMPVVGKDVKVTGGTDYSLTENSDVIVITAGLPRKPGMSRDDLLAANADIVRQAALNTIRHSPNAIYIILTNPLDVMTYLTWKVTGLPSSRVFGQAGILDSTRMATFVAEELKVSVENVHCYVLGGHGDEMVPLTHISNVAGVPLDQILPAEKLAAIVDRTRKGGGEIVSLLKMGSAFYAPGVAVAKMVEAVLRDKHLIAPISAYLQGEYGLSDIYFGVPTQIGRNGVEKVIEYSLTESEKEALRKSAASVMENIAKLKY; via the coding sequence ATGAGATCGAAGGTGTCTATCATTGGGGCGGGAATGACCGGGGCGACAACTGCGCATTGGCTGGCAGAACTTGAGATTGCGGATATTGTATTGATCGATGTCGTCGAAGGCCTGGCTCAGGGCAAAGCTTTAGACCTTCAACAAGCCATGCCCGTTGTAGGAAAGGATGTCAAAGTTACTGGCGGAACGGACTATTCACTGACCGAAAATTCGGATGTGATTGTGATTACTGCAGGGTTACCTCGCAAACCAGGCATGAGTCGTGATGATCTGCTGGCTGCAAATGCAGATATCGTTCGTCAAGCGGCATTAAATACGATCCGGCATTCGCCGAATGCAATCTATATTATTTTGACCAATCCTTTAGACGTTATGACCTATCTTACCTGGAAGGTGACCGGTTTGCCCTCTAGCCGTGTATTTGGGCAGGCAGGAATATTGGATTCAACGCGGATGGCAACCTTTGTGGCGGAGGAATTAAAGGTCAGCGTAGAGAACGTCCATTGTTATGTGCTGGGGGGGCATGGAGACGAAATGGTTCCTCTAACCCACATTTCTAACGTGGCAGGTGTACCGCTTGACCAGATCTTGCCCGCTGAGAAGTTGGCAGCAATTGTGGATAGAACTCGGAAGGGTGGGGGGGAAATTGTCAGCCTTTTGAAGATGGGTAGCGCTTTTTATGCCCCAGGGGTGGCTGTTGCAAAAATGGTCGAAGCAGTGCTGCGCGATAAGCATCTGATTGCGCCGATCTCTGCCTATCTCCAGGGAGAATACGGTCTAAGCGATATTTACTTTGGCGTACCGACCCAAATCGGACGAAATGGTGTGGAAAAGGTCATCGAATATTCACTCACCGAGAGCGAGAAAGAAGCCTTGCGAAAATCGGCGGCGAGTGTTATGGAGAACATTGCAAAATTGAAATATTGA
- a CDS encoding Citrate synthase (si), with protein sequence MNLKKQIEDQLPGWKARLKRLITEYGNVKVAEINIAQILGGIRDVKALVTDISCVDPNQGIRLRGYTIPELLQLLPKQAGDEMPFLGGLYYLLLVGRIPTYEEAMEVEEEWKKRQNVPEYVYDVIRAMPRDTSAMALFSQAILAMERESHFTREYDRGLRKEDYWIPTLEDSLDLTARAPAIAAFIYNYKFREGQIVKPKPDLDWAANFGTMIGVENQQYYDLSRLYFIIHSDHESGNVSAHTTYLVSSTLSDVYYAVSAGLNGLAGPLHGRANQEAMEWLLEVYQKYQGVPTREQMAEYAWETLNSGKVIPGYGHAILRITDPRFTAQLEYGEKVMPDYDLFRLAKLVYEVVPEVLRQQGKAKDPWPNVDAISGVLQRYFGVMDSQENDRGGFYTVLFGVSRILGVTANTVWARALGAPIERPKSVTTRMLENIAAEQSGTVIPLHEAYAHERGCG encoded by the coding sequence ATGAATCTCAAGAAACAGATCGAAGATCAACTTCCTGGATGGAAAGCCCGCTTGAAGCGTTTAATTACGGAGTATGGGAATGTAAAAGTTGCCGAGATCAATATCGCTCAAATCCTTGGCGGCATTCGAGACGTCAAGGCGCTGGTTACGGATATTTCCTGCGTTGATCCCAATCAAGGAATTCGTTTGAGAGGCTATACGATTCCCGAATTGCTGCAACTGCTCCCAAAACAAGCGGGCGATGAGATGCCGTTTCTCGGTGGATTGTATTATTTGCTGTTAGTGGGCCGAATCCCGACCTATGAAGAGGCGATGGAAGTTGAAGAAGAATGGAAGAAAAGGCAAAACGTGCCTGAATATGTCTACGACGTTATTCGAGCCATGCCAAGGGATACGAGTGCTATGGCCTTGTTCTCACAGGCAATCCTGGCAATGGAGCGAGAATCGCACTTTACCAGGGAATATGATCGTGGCTTGAGAAAAGAGGATTATTGGATACCTACTTTGGAGGATAGCCTTGACTTAACTGCGCGGGCTCCCGCAATTGCAGCCTTCATATATAACTATAAATTTCGAGAGGGACAAATCGTCAAACCAAAACCAGATTTGGATTGGGCAGCAAATTTCGGAACCATGATAGGGGTAGAAAATCAGCAGTATTATGATCTGTCCAGGCTATATTTTATTATTCATTCTGATCATGAAAGCGGTAATGTCAGCGCACATACCACCTATCTGGTTTCTTCCACACTCTCGGATGTCTACTACGCTGTTTCTGCAGGTTTAAATGGACTGGCCGGTCCGTTACATGGTCGCGCCAATCAGGAAGCTATGGAGTGGTTATTAGAGGTTTACCAGAAGTATCAAGGAGTACCTACCAGAGAGCAAATGGCTGAATATGCCTGGGAAACGCTAAATTCTGGAAAAGTGATCCCGGGTTATGGTCATGCCATTTTGCGCATTACTGATCCACGCTTCACCGCTCAGCTCGAATATGGCGAAAAAGTGATGCCTGATTATGATCTATTCCGCCTGGCTAAATTGGTCTATGAAGTCGTGCCAGAGGTACTTCGCCAGCAAGGAAAGGCGAAAGACCCCTGGCCAAATGTTGATGCAATCAGTGGGGTCCTTCAAAGATATTTTGGAGTAATGGATAGCCAGGAGAACGATCGAGGCGGATTTTATACCGTTCTCTTTGGAGTGAGCCGCATTTTAGGGGTAACGGCGAATACGGTATGGGCGAGGGCATTGGGTGCCCCAATTGAACGTCCCAAATCGGTCACTACCCGTATGTTAGAAAACATCGCTGCCGAACAAAGTGGAACGGTTATCCCCTTACACGAAGCCTACGCACACGAAAGGGGCTGTGGATAA
- a CDS encoding Protein p60 precursor, with protein MPEITLTLPAAIGFLALFLAIGAGLVYFALQQTGQVAEPTLTPTLTTTPTATFTATPLTPTPTNTPEPSPTPLSYRVAANDTCSSIAFAFGVSIQSIVLLNNLPATCDTLYIGQTLLIPHPTPTPTPFPTATLSPAEATEAACTKIEYIVQDNDTLSTISANYNVPIAVLKSYNGLVNDIVRSGQPLIIPLCERRGTPGPTPTNTPPPPYPPPSLLLPQDGAPFTLADQTITLQWASIGALRENEAYQVNIVDITEGGERKIVDYVIDTKYIIPTSFRPTDSKPHVIRWWITTVRQVGTDDNGNPIWEPAGANSEQRVFTWSGVIGTPAP; from the coding sequence ATGCCAGAAATTACCTTAACCTTGCCGGCGGCTATCGGTTTTCTGGCCTTATTTCTGGCAATTGGAGCAGGCTTGGTTTACTTCGCCCTACAACAAACCGGGCAGGTTGCCGAGCCAACGTTAACTCCAACCTTGACCACCACACCTACTGCCACCTTTACAGCCACCCCTCTCACACCGACACCAACCAACACCCCTGAGCCCAGTCCAACTCCCCTGAGTTATAGAGTAGCGGCGAATGACACCTGTTCATCCATTGCCTTTGCTTTTGGCGTCTCGATTCAAAGCATTGTGCTGTTGAATAACCTGCCAGCCACCTGTGACACGCTCTACATCGGTCAAACGCTTTTAATTCCCCATCCAACCCCCACACCAACCCCCTTCCCTACTGCAACCCTCAGCCCTGCCGAAGCAACCGAGGCAGCCTGTACAAAGATCGAATACATCGTCCAGGACAACGATACTCTCAGCACGATTTCTGCCAACTACAATGTCCCCATTGCGGTGTTGAAATCCTATAACGGATTGGTAAATGATATTGTTCGCTCAGGTCAACCCCTCATTATCCCCCTTTGTGAACGGCGTGGAACACCTGGACCAACACCGACCAATACCCCTCCACCCCCTTATCCGCCACCAAGTCTGTTATTACCTCAAGATGGTGCCCCTTTCACTCTAGCCGATCAAACCATCACCCTACAATGGGCTTCAATTGGAGCTTTACGGGAAAATGAAGCCTATCAGGTAAATATCGTGGACATTACGGAGGGTGGTGAACGCAAAATTGTTGATTATGTCATCGACACCAAGTACATTATCCCAACCAGCTTCCGTCCCACCGACTCAAAGCCACATGTCATTCGCTGGTGGATAACAACCGTTCGTCAAGTCGGTACCGACGACAACGGCAATCCAATTTGGGAACCGGCTGGTGCTAACAGCGAACAGCGAGTGTTTACCTGGAGCGGCGTGATCGGAACGCCAGCTCCCTAA
- a CDS encoding Isopentenyl-diphosphate delta-isomerase, FMN-dependent: MKKVTHISQRKSDHIRINLREDVQSALTTGLENYRFDHQALPECNLEDVDTRTVFLNKQLAAPILISSMTGGSVEAAQINLTLAEAAEQTQIAMGLGSQRAAIEHPEFVYTFQVRQVAPSILLFANLGAIQLNYRYGVDECKKAVDMIEADALILHLNPLQEALQPEGDTRFENLIDKIALVCQSLPVPVIVKEVGWGISQRVAKLLIEAGVSVIDVAGAGGTSWSQVEMYRAQSESAARIAANFIDWGIPTAECIKNVRAIHPTIPIIASGGLRNGIDIAKCLALGANLGGMASPFLKAAARSVNETIETIHEIQREIQITMFAAGAKTIAELQNTPLKEI; this comes from the coding sequence ATGAAGAAAGTTACGCATATTAGCCAACGGAAATCCGATCACATCCGCATCAATCTGCGAGAAGATGTTCAATCAGCTCTTACAACCGGCTTGGAAAACTACCGCTTTGATCATCAAGCCCTGCCGGAATGTAATCTTGAAGACGTGGATACGCGCACAGTTTTTCTCAATAAACAACTTGCAGCCCCTATCTTAATCTCCTCCATGACGGGTGGCAGCGTCGAAGCGGCTCAAATTAATCTTACCCTGGCTGAAGCAGCAGAACAGACCCAGATTGCAATGGGGCTTGGTTCGCAACGCGCTGCCATTGAACATCCAGAATTTGTTTATACCTTCCAGGTGCGTCAGGTAGCCCCTTCTATTCTGTTATTCGCCAATCTCGGAGCAATCCAGTTAAATTATCGCTATGGGGTTGATGAATGCAAAAAAGCAGTGGATATGATTGAAGCAGATGCGCTTATTCTCCACCTGAATCCCCTGCAAGAAGCCCTCCAGCCAGAAGGAGATACCCGTTTTGAAAATTTAATCGATAAAATTGCTTTGGTCTGTCAATCCCTGCCCGTACCGGTAATTGTCAAAGAGGTTGGCTGGGGTATCTCGCAGCGTGTCGCCAAACTCCTCATCGAAGCTGGAGTTTCTGTGATTGATGTTGCTGGAGCAGGAGGCACATCCTGGTCGCAAGTCGAGATGTATCGCGCCCAATCCGAAAGCGCTGCGCGCATAGCTGCGAACTTTATCGATTGGGGCATCCCAACGGCTGAATGCATCAAGAACGTGCGGGCGATCCATCCCACCATCCCAATCATTGCCTCGGGTGGGCTGCGGAACGGTATTGATATTGCCAAATGCCTGGCTTTAGGTGCCAACCTGGGCGGTATGGCTTCTCCCTTTCTTAAGGCGGCTGCTCGTTCCGTCAACGAAACCATTGAAACCATTCATGAAATTCAACGCGAAATTCAAATCACCATGTTCGCCGCAGGTGCAAAAACAATCGCTGAACTGCAGAATACCCCTCTCAAGGAAATCTAA
- a CDS encoding multi-sensor signal transduction histidine kinase, translating into MREFSHSLGNIDNFVDFYRLLEATLAKTVSPQFFYLFLWKEETSNYVLYSPGKLSSEEISFPENSPFVDLLRKRGRSIALFADETIPKLSQNDRAKLTLLEINLCFPFLRTNQLIGFLGLGGQSQKLKYTRQEVDFVDELCRISALLIHHLLDKEQVQQQIQQMEIINRLAQGINVTLHFDDLLELIFTQTENILPLTDFWLSTYNSNGPLFSFAIVVEEGERRFEQENVLLDVNEYLEKVVLQKAKPLQTDDYNQTARLHGIPPKYPYLQSWMCVPLLSGKDTLGTISIGHRSIGITYSRKQLQILQAIADQTAAALIKSRLLQTTQTQAQRMTALNDIGRSLTASLELEKILDIVQKQGQPLIPCDQWLALIFDETSGDFLSPTPNGLQKIQLDSRTFEAIQKSIQSGQTVIQRIEPTDENEHVRQLLINPLFIEKRLIGLLLLTRYSKTQPFIQDDQELITTLGNQVSIALANALKYAQTDQALQSRLNELATLQQIDRELNASLQIERTLEITIHHALRQSQAEAGVIGLIKENQFHIIHSIGYAKNPSATYPLEDLPFDWSTVDAQITSQSTFLENGQKTAIFPLVREERIIALLILESQRNDFCPSDTQSFLTRLCSHAAIALSNAILYSEVQQANTAKSEFVSLVSHELKTPMTAIKGYADLIAQGAVGPINEVQANFLSTIRANVNRMANLVSDLADISRIEAGKLHLEFESVSIHDVLQEVIRTISTQLEEKKQQIILDLPSDLPSVWCDRNRLIQIYNNLISNAIKYSPAETKIEVRCIESTNPKQEQAQQRVILSSVHDQGVGISPEDQAKIFQKFFRAEDPKVRENPGTGLGLNITKYLVEIQGGQIWFESQLGIGTTFYFTIPIVSVD; encoded by the coding sequence GTGCGAGAATTTTCCCATTCCCTGGGGAATATCGACAATTTTGTCGATTTTTATCGCTTGCTTGAAGCAACACTTGCGAAGACCGTTTCGCCGCAATTTTTCTACCTTTTCCTATGGAAAGAGGAAACAAGTAATTATGTCCTTTATTCGCCAGGTAAACTCTCGTCGGAAGAAATCTCCTTTCCCGAAAACTCTCCTTTCGTAGACCTGCTCAGAAAAAGAGGGCGTAGCATCGCTCTCTTTGCTGATGAAACGATACCCAAATTATCCCAAAATGACCGCGCCAAATTAACCCTTCTGGAAATCAACCTCTGTTTTCCATTTCTGCGTACGAATCAATTAATCGGTTTTCTTGGTTTAGGAGGGCAGTCTCAAAAGCTTAAATATACTCGTCAAGAAGTGGATTTTGTCGACGAATTATGCCGGATATCGGCGCTCTTAATCCATCATTTGCTGGATAAGGAGCAGGTCCAGCAACAAATCCAGCAAATGGAAATCATCAATCGGCTTGCTCAAGGAATTAACGTCACTTTACATTTCGATGATCTACTGGAGTTGATCTTTACCCAAACAGAAAACATCCTGCCCTTAACCGATTTCTGGTTATCTACCTACAATTCAAACGGGCCACTATTTTCCTTTGCCATTGTGGTCGAAGAGGGCGAACGCCGCTTCGAACAAGAAAATGTTCTCCTTGATGTCAATGAATACTTAGAAAAGGTAGTTTTACAAAAAGCTAAACCTCTACAGACCGATGATTACAACCAAACCGCCCGGCTGCATGGTATTCCTCCAAAGTATCCGTATCTGCAATCCTGGATGTGTGTCCCCCTGCTTTCAGGCAAAGATACTTTAGGCACAATCAGCATCGGACATCGTTCGATTGGAATTACTTATTCAAGAAAGCAGCTTCAGATACTCCAGGCAATAGCAGATCAAACTGCAGCGGCTCTGATCAAATCCAGGCTATTACAGACCACTCAGACTCAAGCTCAGAGAATGACTGCCCTGAACGACATTGGACGCAGTTTAACCGCCTCGCTAGAATTGGAGAAGATTTTAGATATCGTTCAAAAACAAGGGCAACCACTGATTCCCTGTGATCAGTGGCTTGCATTGATTTTCGATGAGACCAGTGGCGATTTTTTATCGCCAACCCCGAATGGTTTACAAAAAATCCAATTAGATTCCCGCACCTTTGAAGCTATCCAAAAATCTATCCAATCTGGACAAACTGTAATTCAACGAATTGAACCAACCGATGAGAACGAACATGTAAGACAACTCTTAATCAACCCTCTCTTTATCGAAAAACGCTTGATTGGACTGCTTTTATTAACCAGATATTCAAAAACACAACCTTTCATTCAAGATGATCAAGAACTCATCACCACCCTGGGAAATCAGGTCTCCATTGCTCTGGCTAACGCCCTCAAGTATGCTCAGACCGATCAGGCGTTGCAATCAAGGCTGAACGAACTGGCGACCTTACAACAGATCGATCGCGAACTCAACGCCAGTCTGCAAATCGAGCGAACACTTGAAATTACCATACACCATGCACTCCGTCAATCACAAGCCGAAGCCGGCGTCATCGGCTTGATCAAGGAAAATCAATTTCACATAATCCACTCAATTGGCTATGCAAAGAATCCATCTGCGACATATCCACTAGAGGACTTACCCTTTGATTGGTCAACCGTTGATGCTCAAATAACCTCACAGAGCACTTTCTTAGAGAATGGACAAAAGACCGCGATCTTTCCCCTGGTCAGAGAAGAACGCATCATTGCCCTGCTCATTTTAGAAAGTCAACGGAACGATTTTTGTCCCTCAGATACACAATCCTTTCTTACTCGTCTTTGCTCGCACGCGGCTATAGCTTTATCGAACGCAATCTTATATTCAGAAGTCCAACAAGCCAATACCGCGAAAAGTGAATTTGTTTCACTCGTCTCTCATGAACTCAAAACGCCGATGACGGCGATTAAGGGATATGCGGATCTGATCGCTCAAGGGGCTGTCGGGCCAATCAACGAAGTGCAGGCAAATTTCCTATCCACGATTCGCGCCAATGTGAACCGGATGGCAAATCTTGTTTCGGATTTAGCCGATATATCCCGGATTGAAGCCGGTAAATTACATTTAGAGTTTGAGTCCGTCTCAATTCACGATGTACTTCAAGAAGTCATTCGTACAATCTCAACACAATTGGAAGAAAAAAAGCAACAAATCATTCTAGATCTGCCTTCAGACCTGCCCTCTGTATGGTGTGATCGCAATCGATTAATCCAAATTTACAACAACTTAATCAGCAATGCGATCAAGTATTCACCTGCCGAAACAAAGATCGAAGTCCGCTGTATTGAATCAACCAACCCAAAACAGGAACAGGCCCAACAGCGAGTAATCTTATCTTCCGTCCATGATCAAGGGGTAGGAATTTCGCCCGAAGATCAAGCGAAGATCTTCCAGAAATTCTTTCGCGCTGAAGATCCAAAAGTACGTGAAAATCCAGGCACCGGTCTTGGGTTGAATATAACGAAATACCTGGTCGAAATTCAAGGTGGACAAATTTGGTTCGAAAGCCAGTTAGGAATTGGCACAACCTTCTACTTCACCATCCCAATTGTTTCGGTTGATTAA
- a CDS encoding Thioredoxin reductase: MKISFSGVSPISSTEDSKVERVKVLVLGSGPAGLAAALYAARADTNPVVLAGMELGGQVSLTYTVENYPGFPDGIGGQELVELFQKQAERFGARIDFDLATEVNLSERPFVVKAYSKTYLADTLIIATGATPNHLNVPGEKELTGKGVSYCATCDGWFFKDKDVIVVGGGDSALEESIFLTRYARSVTIVHRRDSLRAGAILQKRAMENPKISFLYNTIVTEIIGEDSVKQVRLKNVQTGETWLKETDGVFIFIGHSPNTQLFEGQLEMDAGRYLVIDHLMQTSIPGVFAAGEAADPHFRQVITSAGMGAAAAMRAIHYLQEQMTEKVNA; encoded by the coding sequence ATGAAAATTAGTTTCAGTGGCGTTTCGCCTATATCATCTACCGAGGATTCAAAAGTCGAACGTGTAAAGGTGCTGGTGCTGGGATCTGGACCAGCCGGGTTGGCAGCGGCACTGTATGCTGCCCGGGCTGATACCAATCCCGTTGTCCTGGCTGGCATGGAGCTGGGGGGGCAGGTATCATTGACCTACACCGTGGAAAATTACCCTGGCTTCCCCGATGGTATTGGTGGACAGGAACTGGTAGAGTTATTTCAAAAACAAGCCGAACGCTTTGGGGCGAGAATCGATTTCGACCTTGCCACCGAAGTTAATCTAAGTGAGCGTCCTTTTGTGGTGAAGGCATACTCAAAAACTTACCTGGCAGATACCTTGATTATTGCCACAGGAGCCACTCCAAACCATTTGAACGTTCCTGGTGAAAAAGAACTGACCGGGAAGGGAGTGTCTTACTGTGCAACCTGTGATGGATGGTTCTTTAAGGATAAAGATGTGATTGTCGTTGGAGGCGGTGATTCTGCTTTGGAGGAGAGTATTTTCCTCACCCGGTATGCCCGGAGTGTCACAATTGTTCATCGCCGAGATTCTCTGCGGGCTGGGGCTATTTTACAAAAACGAGCGATGGAAAATCCAAAAATATCGTTTCTCTACAACACGATTGTAACTGAAATTATCGGTGAAGATTCTGTCAAACAGGTGCGTTTGAAAAATGTCCAAACCGGCGAGACGTGGTTGAAGGAGACGGATGGTGTTTTTATCTTTATAGGCCATTCACCCAATACCCAACTTTTTGAGGGTCAACTCGAAATGGATGCCGGTCGTTATCTGGTTATCGACCATCTAATGCAGACCAGTATTCCGGGTGTATTTGCGGCGGGTGAAGCAGCCGATCCGCATTTCCGTCAGGTAATCACATCGGCTGGGATGGGAGCAGCAGCCGCCATGCGCGCGATTCACTACCTGCAGGAACAAATGACCGAAAAGGTCAATGCCTAA
- a CDS encoding Octaprenyl diphosphate synthase, producing the protein MDSPDALLQTFKTALEKELQSQLNGLAIPPYQLYHEMLAYHMGWIGEGAGPQATGKRIRPLLLLLCTEASGGDWQKALPAAAAVEFVHNFSLIHDDIEDDSQYRRGRLTVWAKWGLSQGVNAGDALFTLSHLAIHRLSVFFSPETVLHACRLLLETCLQLTQGQFLDISFEDKTDVSLDDYLTMIEGKTAALFATCTELGSLLGQCDPIRQNHYRQFGRYLGLAFQVIDDLLGIWGDESLIGKSTASDLVSGKKTYPVILGLQLNGSFARRWRQGNIKPEEVYGLAKQLEDEGVRTTTQAEAYRLTQQALAELNAAQADGVAFQALYQMTHQMSQRIQ; encoded by the coding sequence ATGGACTCTCCCGATGCGCTTCTCCAAACCTTTAAAACAGCTCTAGAAAAAGAACTTCAATCCCAACTCAACGGTCTAGCTATCCCCCCCTACCAGCTTTATCATGAGATGCTCGCATATCACATGGGTTGGATCGGTGAAGGAGCAGGTCCACAAGCCACAGGCAAGCGTATCCGACCACTGCTTTTACTCCTCTGCACGGAAGCAAGTGGAGGAGATTGGCAAAAAGCACTCCCCGCCGCCGCTGCTGTGGAATTCGTTCATAACTTTTCGCTTATCCATGACGACATTGAGGATGATAGCCAGTATCGGCGCGGAAGGTTAACCGTTTGGGCAAAATGGGGTTTATCTCAGGGTGTCAATGCTGGGGATGCTTTATTCACATTGAGTCACCTTGCCATTCATCGCTTATCAGTCTTCTTTTCTCCAGAGACAGTTCTGCACGCTTGCAGACTCCTCTTAGAAACCTGCCTTCAATTGACCCAGGGTCAATTCCTGGATATATCCTTTGAAGACAAAACAGACGTCTCTTTAGACGATTATCTTACAATGATTGAAGGAAAAACTGCCGCTCTCTTCGCAACCTGCACTGAATTAGGTTCACTTTTAGGACAATGCGATCCTATTCGCCAAAACCATTACCGCCAGTTTGGCAGGTATCTCGGATTAGCTTTTCAGGTTATTGATGATCTATTGGGTATTTGGGGAGATGAGTCGCTGATTGGAAAATCCACGGCGTCTGATTTAGTCAGCGGCAAAAAAACCTATCCTGTTATCCTCGGGCTTCAATTAAACGGCTCTTTCGCCAGGCGTTGGCGTCAAGGCAATATAAAACCCGAAGAAGTCTATGGACTGGCAAAACAATTGGAAGATGAAGGTGTCAGAACTACAACCCAAGCCGAAGCATACCGTCTTACGCAACAAGCGCTTGCAGAACTCAACGCTGCCCAGGCTGATGGGGTGGCTTTCCAGGCTCTCTATCAGATGACTCATCAAATGAGCCAACGCATCCAGTAA